A portion of the Myripristis murdjan chromosome 13, fMyrMur1.1, whole genome shotgun sequence genome contains these proteins:
- the LOC115370177 gene encoding acetylcholinesterase-like: MATASHFKHITILLHSLLLHFLTASLATQDDLVINTENGRVRGTLLSGVGGDVRAFLGIPYGQPPLGKLRFRAPVPVETWHGVKDVTKLPDACYQLLDTKFPGFSGSEMWNPKTPLSEDCLYLNVWSPRLNRTQPQASGLAVLVWIYGGGFSTGTSTLDIYNGFFLSRSEGVVVVSMNYRLGAFGFLSLPDSNSIRGNAGLLDQQLALQWVANNIAGFGGDPSKVTLFGESAGGASVGFHLLSPRSHALFNRAVMQSGSPNAPWATVSKKEAWNRSVALGKKLGCPLSPPADLEACLQKADPQHIVIKQYEVLTQPSLLLLPFLPHVDNNFLLQEPEVLLQNGDFKKTEVMLGLNKDEGTFFVVYGVPGYDITSESLITRNNFLQGVAMTMSEASNVTREASIFHYTDWTDVNNGRKNRDTLGFLVGDQLFNCPVLEFAQRYSQHGGKTHFYMFDHRSTKNSWPEWMGVMHGDEIEFVFGLPLNATLGYSQKDVNVTRKLMRHWANFAKTGNPSIGGVDWPKFTPEGQEYVTLNSNPPETKRMLKAQECRLWNSLTPKIQQVSDDLLSCVHADGTVLHCSYTLLLILLLYTLTY, from the exons ATGGCGACAGCCtctcattttaaacacattacTATTCTTCTTCATTCCCTGTTGCTCCATTTCCTCACTGCGTCATTGGCCACACAAGATGATCTTGTAATCAACACCGAAAATGGGAGGGTTCGAGGGACGTTGCTCTCTGGAGTGGGCGGAGATGTCAGAGCATTCCTGGGAATTCCTTATGGACAACCACCTTTAGGGAAACTGAGATTCCGAGCCCCAGTACCGGTAGAAACATGGCATGGGGTGAAGGATGTCACTAAGCTCCCAGATGCGTGCTATCAGCTGTTGGACACAAAGTTTCCAG GATTCAGTGGGTCAGAAATGTGGAATCCAAAGACTCCTCTGAGTGAGGACTGTCTCTACCTAAATGTCTGGTCCCCACGTCTCAACCGCACCCAGCCCCAAGCCTCGGGATTGGCTGTCCTTGTCTGGATTTATGGAGGCGGGTTCAGTACAGGGACATCAACTCTGGACATATATAATGGGTTCTTTTTGAGCAGATCAGAAGGCGTTGTTGTAGTGTCCATGAATTACAG ACTTGGAGCTTTTGGCTTCCTGTCACTTCCTGATAGCAACAGTATCCGGGGCAATGCGGGTCTGCTGGACCAGCAATTGGCCCTCCAGTGGGTAGCCAATAATATTGCTGGTTTTGGAGGTGATCCTTCAAAG gtGACTTTGTTTGGGGAGAGTGCTGGGGGAGCATCTGTGGGATTCCACTTGCTCTCTCCACGTAGCCATGCTCTTTTCAACAGGGCtgtgatgcaaagtggctcccCTAATGCCCCATGGGCCACAGTCAGCAAGAAAGAGGCCTGGAACAG GTCTGTGGCCCTGGGGAAGAAACTGGGCTGTCCCCTGTCTCCACCAGCTGATCTGGAAGCATGTCTGCAGAAGGCTGACCCTCAGCACATCGTAATTAAGCAATATGAAGTTCTTACCCAGCCTTCACTCCTTCTTCTGCCCTTCCTCCCTCATGTCGATAATAACTTTCTACTACAGGAACCAGAG GTCCTCCTGCAAAATGGTGATTTCAAGAAGACTGAGGTGATGCTTGGCTTAAACAAGGATGAAGGAACATTCTTCGTAGTTTACGGAGTGCCTGGGTATGACATCACCAGTGAGAGTTTGATTACCAGGAATAACTTCCTGCAAGGAGTGGCCATGACAATGTCAGAAGCAAGTAATGTCACAAGAGAGGCATCCATTTTCCACTATACTGACTGGACAGATGTGAataatggaagaaaaaaccGTGACACGCTTGGTTTTCTGGTTGGAGACCAACTCTTCAATTGTCCTGTGCTAGAGTTTGCTCAAAG GTACTCACAGCATGGAGGAAAGACGCACTTCTATATGTTTGACCATCGCTCAACCAAGAACTCTTGGCCAGAATGGATGGGCGTCATGCATGGTGATGAGATAGAGTTTGTCTTTGGACTGCCGCTGAATGCCACTCTTGGATACTCACAGAAAGACGTGAATGTAACCAGGAAGCTGATGAGACACTGGGCTAACTTTGCCAAGACAgg GAACCCAAGTATCGGAGGAGTTGATTGGCCGAAGTTTACACCAGAGGGTCAGGAGTATGTCACTCTGAACAGCAACCCACCAGAAACAAAGAGGATGCTAAAAGCTCAAGAGTGTCGCCTCTGGAACAGCTTAACACCAAAAATACAGCAAGTTTcag ATGATCTGCTGTCATGCGTTCATGCTGATgggactgtactgcactgtagcTACACACTGCTCCTGATTTTACTGCTCTATACTTTAACATATtga